One Brassica napus cultivar Da-Ae chromosome C2, Da-Ae, whole genome shotgun sequence DNA window includes the following coding sequences:
- the LOC106355995 gene encoding uncharacterized protein LOC106355995, with amino-acid sequence MHLRGNRLLETIDSSKTVSDEKKAKTMIFLRHHIHDGLKDEYITKEDPCDLWKSLKERFDHQKYVILPKAKHEWIHLRFQDYKSVSEFNSAMFGITSRMMLCGEKISDYDMIEKTLSTFHPENVIMQQQYRVNVYTRYSELMQVLLVAEQNNQLVTLNHQARPTGSAPFPEANVASSSYDNRRGRGRGRGGNRYHGRGRGRGKRFRPYDERNNKDFHENERNEKG; translated from the coding sequence ATGCACCTGAGAGGAAACAGGCTTTTGGAAACCATCGATAGTTCAAAAACGGTGTCGGATGAGAAAAAGGCTAAAACCATGATATTTTTACGACACCACATCCATGATGGTTTAAAGGATGAATATATTACGAAagaggatccttgtgacctcTGGAAATCTTTAAAAGAGAGGTTCGATCACCAGAAATATGTGATCTTACCGAAAGCTAAACACGAGTGGATCCATCTCCGGTTCCAGGATTACAAAAGTGTTAGTGAATTTAATTCCGCGATGTTCGGAATTACTTCGAGGATGATGTTATGTGGAGAGAAAATAAGTGATTATGATATGATCGAGAAAACTCTCTCCACGTTCCATCCTGAAAATGTAATCATGCAGCAACAGTACCGGGTGAATGTATATACCCGTTACTCGGAGTTGATGCAAGTCCTCCTTGTAGCGGAGCAGAATAATCAACTCGTGACTTTAAACCATCAAGCTCGTCCCACTGGATCTGCTCCATTCCCTGAAGCGAATGTTGCATCATCCAGTTATGATAATAGAAGAGGACGAGGTCGTGGACGTGGTGGAAACCGTTATcatggtcgtggaagaggacgaggaaaaAGATTTCGTCCCTATgatgaaagaaataataaagactTCCACGAAAATGAAAGGAATGAAAAGGGCTAG
- the LOC106354486 gene encoding nuclear transport factor 2-like: MATEEGVHEAHQVSEAFVVQYYHIVGKVTQEAHKLYVDASVVSRPGPDGTMTSLTSLEAIDKHFLSCDSTTFEVLSVDSQSSLEDGIFVMVIGFLTGEDNLKRKFSQMFYLARQNTAYVVVNDIFRYVDEVSSTPTTLPAAVESVPETEVVEPVHAPAEVKNVAEVNTAVAEAATPLDNGSDKHSVEKSVTAQKPKEIAADTAAPPVDAGKKSFAAMVASMARSSAPFQVKASPVVQKPKYMAPSKPREAAPAPKAPTVAASKRERKNDQRIVDEPGTSIFVSNLPMDAMPPQLYELFKEFGPIKEHGVQVRSSNARGTCFGFVAFEAVTSVQSVLEAAKNNPFKLGDRKLRVKEKQVEYDGSKPSGGKRTENGSAADGSKTENGSAADAEDDFKPIRSRRNRSEKKGNGQNEKNSVQTTPKPKA, translated from the exons ATGGCTACCGAGGAAGGTGTACATGAGGCTCACCAAGTCTCTGAGGCTTTTGTGGTACAGTACTATCATATTGTCGGAAAGGTGACTCAAGAAGCTCATAAGCTTTATGTAGATGCTAGCGTTGTCAGCAGACCAGGTCCTGATGGTACCATGACCTCTCTCACATCCCTTGAG GCTATCGACAAGCATTTTCTTTCATGTGACTCTACTACATTCGAGGTGCTTAGTGTCGACTCTCAGTCTTCCTTGGAAGACGGGATTTTTGTTATGGTGATCGGTTTCTTGACCGGAGAAGACAACCTGAAGAGGAAGTTTTCACAAATGTTCTATCTGGCACGTCAAAACACTGCCTATGTGGTTGTTAATGACATCTTTCGTTATGTTGATGAAGTGTCCTCCACTCCAACAACTCTTCCAGCTGCTGTTGAATCTG TGCCAGAAACTGAGGTGGTGGAGCCTGTCCATGCTCCTGCTGAAGTAAAGAACGTTGCTGAAGTGAATACGGCTGTTGCTGAAGCTGCTACTCCGTTGGACAATGGGAGTGACAAGCACTCTGTTGAAAAATCTGTTACTGCTCAGAAACCTAAAGAGATAGCTGCTGATACAGCTGCTCCCCCGGTTGATGCGGGAAAGAAATCTTTTGCTGCAATG GTTGCTTCAATGGCGAGAAGCTCTGCTCCGTTCCAAGTTAAAGCATCCCCGGTGGTTCAGAAACCTAAATACATGGCACCATCTAAACCCCGTGAGGCGGCTCCAGCACCTAAGGCACCTACTGTTGCTGCTAGTAAACGTGAAAGGAAAAACGACCAGAGGATTGTGGACGAGCCAG GCACTTCGATATTTGTGTCAAACCTGCCAATGGATGCAATGCCGCCTCAGCTATATGAACTGTTCAAGGAGTTTGGTCCTATCAAAGAACATGGGGTTCAAGTCAGAAGCTCCAAT GCTCGTGGAACTTGCTTCGGTTTTGTTGCCTTTGAAGCTGTTACCTCTGTCCAGAGCGTGCTTGAG GCTGCCAAGAACAATCCCTTCAAGCTTGGAGACCGTAAGCTTCGTGTAAAGGAAAAGCAAG TTGAGTATGATGGAAGCAAACCGTCTGGTGGGAAAAGGACGGAGAATGGGTCTGCAGCAGATGGAAGCAAGACAGAGAATGGGTCTGCTGCAGATGCGGAAGATGACTTCAAGCCTATCAGAAGCCGTAGGAACAGAAGTGAGAAGAAGGGAAACGGTCAAAACGAGAAGAACAGTGTGCAAACAACACCAAAACCAAAAGCCTGA